CGACAACTACGGCACCACCAACTCCGGCATCATGAGCGGCTCGGGCAACAACGGCAGCGGCAACATGGGCATCAACGTGGCCGGTGGCGATCTCAACCAGCAGAAAAACACCATGGCCATTGCCAACTCCAATGCGCCACTGGGCAACGCCACCGCCACCGCCTCGGCCGACCAGAACGGCCCAGGCCTGACCGTGAACAACAACGCCGACCGCACCTACCGGGTCGACACCCTGTCGTTCACCACCACCAAGTCCGGCAGCGCCTCGTACAACAAGGACTCGGACTACAGCAAGGACAGCAGCGCCTCGTCGAGCTGGGAAGCGGCCGGTGCCAACAGCTGGAGCGCCAATGGTTCCAACAGCGCCAACGCCAGCGGCTCGCATAACCGTGACTCGAGCTCGTCGGCCAACGGCTCGTTCAACGCCTCGCTGGAAGCTTCGGCAGACGGCAGCGTGACCCGCACCCAGGACTTCGGTCGCCACGAGCGCAGCCGCACCGACTCGTTCGATGCCTCGCTCAACGCCTCGATCGACGCCTCGTATGAGAAGTCGCACGAGAAGTCCTCCAGCTCCTCGTTCGAGAAGGCCTACGACTCTTCGTTCGAGAAAGCCTACGACTCCTCGTACGAGAAGTCGGGCAGCGCGGCCAACGAGTCGTCCAAGTCGGGTTCGAAGAGCTTCAGCGAATCCAGCTCGTATGACCTGAGCAATACCGTGTCGTTCCAGGTCCTGACCCCGACCGGCTGGGCCAACCCTGTGACCAACACCGCCACCCTGAGCGGCTCGGTCAACGGTGGCAGCGGCAACCTCGGTGTCAACGTGGCTGCCGGTGTCGGCAACCAGCAGAGCAACTCGCTGGCCATCTCCAACACCTCGTTCTGAGTGCAATGCCCATGAGGCCCCCTTCGGGGGGCCTTTCTTCGAACAGGACCAGGAGGCACCGAGCATGCGTATGATCGCCCTGGCGTTTGTGCTGTGCATGGCCAGTTACAGCGAGGCGGCGCAAATGCCGCTTTCGGTGTTGCCGGGGGGCGCGGTGATCTACAAGCCTATCCAGAGCATCCGCGAGCGCAAGTTCGCCGACCTGGTGCAACAGAAAACCGACTTCAGTTGCGGCGCCGCGTCGCTGGCAACCATCCTGCGCCAGGCCTACTGGCTGGATGTAAACGAGGAGCAAGTGATCGAAGGCATGCTGGCCCACGCCGACCAGGACCTGGTCCGCGTCCAGGGCTTCTCCATGCTCGACATGAAGCGCTACGTCGAAAGCCTGGGCATGCGCGCGCGCGGCTACCGAGTGGCCGCCGAGACCCTGACCAGCGTGCGCATCCCGGTGGTGGTGCTGATGGACATCCGCGGCTACAAGCATTTCGTGGTCCTGCAGCGCGTAGACAAAGGCTGGGTATACATCGGCGACCCGGTGCTCGGTCACAAGCGCTACAAGGTCGAGGATTTCCTCAAGGGCTGGAACGGCATCATCTTCGCCGTGATCGGCCAGGGCTACGACAAGGCCAACGCCTTGCTCGACCCGCCGTTGCCCCTGAGCGCCAGGGACAGGGTCAACCGCTTCACCCCGGTCAAAGATGCCGAACTGATCGACTTCGGCTTCATCCGCAGCGATTTCTTCTAATGACAATCGAGCACGACGCTCCGGGAGCATCCGATGAAGACCCCAGCCTGGCTCACCCTGATCTGCCTGGCCGCCGCCCTGCCGGTCCAGGCAGAAACGTTCAAGCCCATTGAACTCAAAGACCAGGAGCTGGCGAACCTGCGCGGGCGCTACGTGATGCCCGGGCGCATCGTCAGCTTCGGCATCGTCATGTCCACCACCTGGCAGAACGCCAATGGCGATGTCATTGGCGCGACGTCCTCCATGCAGGTCCAGCAGACCACCATCAAGCCGCAGTTCTACGTCTCGATGATCGACAAGAAGGGCTCCGGCCTGGGCAACGCCGAAGGCCGCGGCACCGTCACCGGCGGCGGCGGCCTGGGCACCAGCGAAGGTGTCACCCAGGTGGTCAGGGCGGCCGGCGACAACAACACCGCCTACAACAACGTCGATATCAACGTGAGCAAGGCCAGCCAGGCGCCGGACACGCCGCAGCAGGGCCAGGTGCTGGCCGCCGGCACCACGTTGGTGGGGGCCAATGGCGCCGGCTCGCTGAGCGTCTCCGCCAGCGGCGGCGGCGTGCAGCTCAATGTGCTGGCCAACAATAACCAGGGCAGCAGCCTGCAGCGCATCGCCCAGGGCGGCTTGCTGCAGAACGCGACGCTGCTTGGCGATGGCAACCGGGTCAGCAACCTCACCTCGCTCAACGTGGTGCTGCGCGACAATATGGCCGCCACTTCGCTGAACGGCAATCTTGACCAGCTCAAAGGGCTTCGCGGCTTCGGATACTGATCTACGCTGACGTTCATCGTATGTTGTCTGAAGGGACGGCTAACCCATGCACCGATCGTTGACGTTCAGCGCTGTAGTCTGTTTGAGTACGCTGGCCCCCGCCACCGCGCTGTATGCAGCCGCGGACCCTACGGTCGAGGCGCTCAAGCAGGAGCTTCGCGAGCTGAAGCAGCGCTACGAAGCCCAGCAGAACGCCCTGATGGTGCTCGAGCAACGCGTGCGCCAGGTCGAGGAGGCCCCCGCGCTGGCGCCGCCCAAGCGCCTGGTGCGCTCGCCCTCGTCGCCGGCCAAGGGCGCCGAAACCGTGGCCACGGCCAATGGCGGCAGCTCCTACGGCCAGTCGCTCAAGGAAGACTCGGAACCTGCGCAAAGCGTTTCCAACCTGTACGACGAGGCCAGTGGGTTCTTCGGCGGCGGCAAGTTCAGCGTCGAGACCGGCCTGACCTATACCCACTACGACACCCGGGCGCTGACCCTCAATGGTTTCCTGGCGCTGGATTCGATTTTCCTCGGCAACATCAACATCGACCGCATCAAGGCCGATAACTGGACGCTGGACCTGACCGCCCGCTACAACATGGACCAACGCTGGCAGTTCGACATAAACGTACCGATTGTCTACCGCGAAACGACCTATTCGTCAGGTGGTGTCAGTGGTTCCGGCACCAACGCCTCGGATGCCTCGGTCACCCGGGATCCCGCCATTGGCGATGTCAACGTGGGGGTCGCCTACAAGTTTCTCGATGAGTCGGAAAACTGGCCGGACGCGGTGGTCACGCTACGGGTCAAAGCCCCCACGGGCAAGGACCCTTATGGCATCAAGCTGATCCAGGACCCCACCAACGACAACCTCGCGGTACCCGAAAGCCTGCCCACCGGCAACGGCGTCTGGGCGATCACCCCAGGGATTTCGCTGGTCAAGACCTTCGACCCCGCCGTGCTGTTCGCCAGCCTGTCCTATACCTACAACGTGCAGGACTCGTTCAGCGATGTCAGCCCCCAGGTGAACAGCAAATTGAAGGGCGATGTCAAGCTGGGGGACTCCTGGCAAATCGGCGGCGGTATCGCCTTCGCCCTGAACGAACGCATGAGCATGTCGTTCTCGGTCACCGACCAGTTCGCCAGCAAGAGCAAGATCAGACCCGACGGCCAGGACTGGCAGTCGATCACCAACAGCGACTACAACGCCGCGAACTTCAACGTCGGCCTGACCTTCGCCGCCACCGACAACCTGACCATCGTGCCCAACCTGTCCATCGGACTGACCGAGGATGCCCCCGACTTCTCGTTCAGCCTGAAATTCCCCTACTACTTCTGAGCCTGCCCCGCGCCGGCCCCGCTTTGCGGGGCCGGCGTTTCGTAACCAGCCTTGTCCTACAGCACCTTCGTACGCCCAGCCTGATATCATCCAGCAGATTTGTGTGACGGTTTGATGGCAAGAAGGAATGCTGCAGTGAGAAATTTGCTTGACCACCCTCGGGCCCGGCTGATCGCCCTGGCCAGCCTGGTGCTGGTCATCCCCCTGTGCGCACGTGCGCTGCTGGGCTGGTCGGACCCGCTCGGTTACCTCTCGGACCTGGCCATCGGCGCCCTGCTGCTGCTCCTGTTGCAGCGCTGCCCGCTGTGGCTGGCGCTGCCGCTGCTGCTGGCCTGGGGCGGGCTGATGATCGCTTCGGCCGAACTGGTCAGCGCCGTGGGCCGCCTGCCCAACCAGGCCGATCTCACCTACCTGTTCGACCCGCAGTTCATGGAAAACTCCACCGGTGGCAGCCTGGCGCAGCCCTGGCTGCCGTGGTTGCTCGGTGGCGCGCTGCTGGCCTGGCTGGCCAGCGCCTGGCGCGCGCGCCAGCAACGCCCCGCCGCCTTGCCGCGCAAGGCCTGGGTGCTGCCGGCGGTGTTGCTGGCCGCCCACTGGGGCAGCCAGCAACTGGCGCCATCGGACGCCGACCAATGGCGCCAGTACAACCTGCCTCACCAGTTGCTGGCCGCCGCCACCGGCACGCTGCAACACCGCGCCCAGGTGCTGGTGGCCGGCGAAACACCGGTGACGCCGCTGCCGATCAACGGCCTGACCCAGGCCGACCTCGATGGCCGCCGCCTGCTCGACGGCCCCGGCGCGGCCCGCAACCTGCTGGTGATCACCGTCGAAGGCATCCCTGGCGCCTATATCCGCAGCAACCGCCAGGCCATCGGCAGCCGCTTCGACGACGAGTTGATGCCCAACCTCAGCCGCTGGGCCGAGCGCGGCATGAACACCCCCGACTACGTGCTGCATACCCACCAGACCATCCGCGGCCTGTACGCGATGCTCTGCGGTGACTACGACAAACTGGCCAACGGCACGCCCAAGGGCGTCGAGCTGCTGACCCAGGACCTGCGCAACCAGTCCTGCCTGCCGGCGCAGCTGCGCCAGGCCGGGTTCGCCACCCACTACCTGCAAGGCGCCGGCCTGCGTTTCATGGCCAAGGACCGGATCATGCCGCACATCGGCTTCGAGGCGGTGCACGGCCTGGAGTGGTTCGCCAACGACAACTACCTGGAGTTCCCCTGGGGCAAGGACGACCGGGCCTTCTTCGAAGGCGCGCTGGATTATGTCGGCGAGCTGCGCAAGCAGCCGCAACCCTGGATGCTGACCCTGCTCACGGTCGGCACCCACCAGCCCTACTCGGCCCCCGAGGCCTACCTGCAACGCCATGCCACCGCCAAGCAGGCCGCCGTGGCCTATCTGGACGACGCCCTGGGCAGCTTCCTCGACAGCCTCGAACGCCAAGGCGTGCTCAAGGACACCCTGGTGGTGGTCACCTCGGACGAATCCCACGGCATCGATGGCGTGCGCCTGGCCTCGGCCTGGGGCTTCAACCTGACCCTGGCCCCGGAACAGGCCCAGTTGCCGCACCTCAAGCGCGGCACCTATGGCCATGTCGACCTGAGCACCTCGCTGCTCGACTACTTCGCCCTGCCGATCCCGGCGGCGCTGGGTGGCCGCTCGTTGTACCGCGACTACGAAACCGGCCGCGAGATGATTTCCTACACCAACGGCGTGCTGCGCTACCACGATGGCCAGGGTACGTTCAGCGAGTGCGACTTCCAGCAACGCTGCCGGCGCTACGCCAGCGAGGGTTTCATTGCCGCGCAGGCCAAGTACCTGGGGCGCGGCGCCGACAGCGTCGGCCCGCAGATCAGCCTGCTGGCCGCGACCCTGGACCAGTCCTTGCTGCAAACGCCGCTCAACCTGCGTTACCAGTTCGGCGGCCCGTCGCCCATTGCCCTGCAGGCCCGCATCCGCGACGACTGGGCCGACAACCTGATCGGCGCGCAGTATCTGGAAATGCCGCAAGGCACCCGCACCAAGGTGCGCTTGAAGGTCCGCGCCCTCGACCCGCGGCATGAGGCCTACATTCAGCTCAAGGCCAAGGAACTGGAGCAGGATGTCCAGCTGGGCCTGCCCGAGCAGATGCGGGTTAGCGCCGACCAGCCGCTGGAAATGGAGTTCGATTTCGACAACCCGACCGTGCGCAAGGCGTTTTCCTTCCACTTGCTGGGTTACGGCGGCGGTGAGGTCGAGGTGAGTGATTTCAGCGTGATCACCGCCGTGCCGGGTGAAGAGGAGTTACCCGAGGATCTGCTCGACGCCCCTATCGCCCACTCGAGCTGAGCGGCCGTTACCGGCGATGCCGGTGTTCGCCGGCAAGCCGGCTCCTACCCTGATTGCGACCTGCCTGGCCCGTAGCCAGCTTGCTGGCGAACCAGGCGCCGCGGTGCTTGGCACCGGCTGTGCCGGTGTTCGCCGGCAATGCCGGCTCCTACCCTGATTGCGACCTGCCTGGCCCGTAGCCAGCTTGCTGGCGAACCAGGCGCCGCGGTGCTTGGCACTCCTACCCTGATTGCGACCTGCCTGGCCCGTAGGAGCCAGCTTGCTGGCGAACCAGGCGCCGCGGTGCTTGGCACCGGCTGCGCCGGTGTTCGCCGGCAATGCCGGCTCCTACCCTGATTGCGACCAGCCTGGCCCGTAGGAGCCAGCCTTGCTGGCGAACCAGGCGCCGCGGTGCTTGGCACCGGCTGCGCCGGTGTTCGCCGGCAAGCCGGCTCCTACCCTGATTGCGACCTGCCTGGCCCGTAGGAGCCAGCCTTGCTGGCGAACCAGGCGCCGCGGTGCTTGGCACCGGCTGCGCCGGTACTCGCCGGCAAGCCGGCTCCTGCAGTGTCACCCAGCCCGCCGCCAACCGGTTCTCAGCAGCCCTTGGCAGCTTCCTGGGCCGACACCGGCACGTCGAATACCTTGTCGAAGCCCCACTGGAAGACAAAGGCGTAGACGAAGAAGAACACGAACAACGCCAGGTTGGTCACCAATGCCGCCCACAGGCTGATGTCCAGCCAGTACGCCACCAGCGGCAGCAGGATCAGCACCAGCCCACCCTCGAAACCCAGCGCATGCAGCAAGCGACGCAAGAAGGTGCGGCTGCGCTTTTGCTGGCGCGCCTCCCAGCGCTCGAACGCCCAGTTGTAGGCCATGTTCCAACTCATGGCGATGCCCGACATCAGGATCGACAGCACCGTCGATTGCGCCATGCCCGCGGCGAACGCCAGTTCCAGCGCCGGCGCCACGCAAGCCACGGCAATCGCCTCGTAGAGAATGGCCTGAACGACTTTGCGCGCCTTGCCTTGCATGTGCTGCTCCCTCAGAAAAGACCGGTCACGTTACTAAAACTGTCCTACAAGTAAAAGTCAGAAATACTTTATTGACTGACCGTTCAATCAAGAAAAACTAGCATAAACGTTTCCGCAAGCTGCATCTCCCTGGTGTCCGGCCCCCTTCCCGCGCCGACACGACCCCGCTTGCATGACGCCTCGCCAGGGTTTTCCCTGCCGCCTTGAGGGTCATCGGGCGCATTGGACAACCCCGCATTCGGCTGCTTGTATCTATCACGTGCGAGCGGCGACACGTCGTACAACTTCGTCCAGGGAATCGAACGAGGAACTCCACGATGGCCTACACCGTGATGATGGTTTTCGGTACCCGCCCGGAAGCGATCAAGATGGCCCCGCTGGCCCGGGTGCTGCGCAACTGGCCCGAGGTCGACCTGCGTATCTGCTCCACCGGCCAGCACCGCGAAATGCTCGAACAGGTGCTCACCGCCTTCGGCCTGACGGTCGACCAGGACCTCAGGGTGATGACCCAGAACCAGACCCTCAACGGCCTGTCCCGCGACCTGCTGGACAAGCTCGACCAGGCCTACGAACAGGCCCGGCCGGACATCGTCCTGGTCCACGGCGACACCACCACCAGCTTCATCGCCTCGCTGGCGGCGTTCCAGCGGCATATTCCCATCGGCCATGTGGAAGCCGGGCTGCGTACCGGCAACTTGCAGCAGCCGTGGCCCGAGGAGGCCAACCGGCGCCTGACCGGGGTGCTCGCCGACCTGCACTTCACCCCCACCCGCGACTCGGACGCCAACCTGATCCGCGAGGGGGTAGCGCCCGAGCACATCGAAGTCACCGGCAACACGGTCATCGACGCCCTGCTGTGGATGCGCGACAAGCTCGAACAGGACAACTGGCGCCCTGCGCCCGACTCCCCGCTGAATGTCCTGCGCGACGACCAGCGCATGGTGCTGATTACCGGCCACCGCAGGGAGAACTTCGGCAGCGGCTTCGAACGCATCTGCGTGGCCCTGGCCGAACTGGCCCTGCGCTACCCGGATGTGCAGTTCCTCTATCCGGTACACCTCAACCCGCAGGTTCAGCACGCGGTGTACAGCGTGCTGTCCGGTCGCGACAACATCCACCTGGTCGCGCCCCAGGACTACCCGCACTTCGTCTGGCTGATGAACCGCGCCCACATCATCCTCACCGACTCCGGCGGCGTGCAGGAAGAGGCGCCCGCGCTGGGCAAGCCGGTACTGGTGCTGCGCAAGGTCACCGAGCGCCCCGCAGTGCTCAAGGGCGGCACGGTCAAGCTGGTTGGCACCCTGAC
The window above is part of the Pseudomonas muyukensis genome. Proteins encoded here:
- a CDS encoding heme utilization protein: MKPSMALKPLVFAIAAIMAVAVQAGQNDRRGNDHHNGHHNNGHHTPPPTKIPVYATANAWDKQSSTGNRIRNEGTVNEAEMSSSASGTSGNVGVNVAAGAGNQQDNAAAIANAGADSSLDNSFVFGSASATADVRQYSNNNRVDNYGTTNSGIMSGSGNNGSGNMGINVAGGDLNQQKNTMAIANSNAPLGNATATASADQNGPGLTVNNNADRTYRVDTLSFTTTKSGSASYNKDSDYSKDSSASSSWEAAGANSWSANGSNSANASGSHNRDSSSSANGSFNASLEASADGSVTRTQDFGRHERSRTDSFDASLNASIDASYEKSHEKSSSSSFEKAYDSSFEKAYDSSYEKSGSAANESSKSGSKSFSESSSYDLSNTVSFQVLTPTGWANPVTNTATLSGSVNGGSGNLGVNVAAGVGNQQSNSLAISNTSF
- a CDS encoding C39 family peptidase, encoding MRMIALAFVLCMASYSEAAQMPLSVLPGGAVIYKPIQSIRERKFADLVQQKTDFSCGAASLATILRQAYWLDVNEEQVIEGMLAHADQDLVRVQGFSMLDMKRYVESLGMRARGYRVAAETLTSVRIPVVVLMDIRGYKHFVVLQRVDKGWVYIGDPVLGHKRYKVEDFLKGWNGIIFAVIGQGYDKANALLDPPLPLSARDRVNRFTPVKDAELIDFGFIRSDFF
- a CDS encoding LTA synthase family protein — protein: MRNLLDHPRARLIALASLVLVIPLCARALLGWSDPLGYLSDLAIGALLLLLLQRCPLWLALPLLLAWGGLMIASAELVSAVGRLPNQADLTYLFDPQFMENSTGGSLAQPWLPWLLGGALLAWLASAWRARQQRPAALPRKAWVLPAVLLAAHWGSQQLAPSDADQWRQYNLPHQLLAAATGTLQHRAQVLVAGETPVTPLPINGLTQADLDGRRLLDGPGAARNLLVITVEGIPGAYIRSNRQAIGSRFDDELMPNLSRWAERGMNTPDYVLHTHQTIRGLYAMLCGDYDKLANGTPKGVELLTQDLRNQSCLPAQLRQAGFATHYLQGAGLRFMAKDRIMPHIGFEAVHGLEWFANDNYLEFPWGKDDRAFFEGALDYVGELRKQPQPWMLTLLTVGTHQPYSAPEAYLQRHATAKQAAVAYLDDALGSFLDSLERQGVLKDTLVVVTSDESHGIDGVRLASAWGFNLTLAPEQAQLPHLKRGTYGHVDLSTSLLDYFALPIPAALGGRSLYRDYETGREMISYTNGVLRYHDGQGTFSECDFQQRCRRYASEGFIAAQAKYLGRGADSVGPQISLLAATLDQSLLQTPLNLRYQFGGPSPIALQARIRDDWADNLIGAQYLEMPQGTRTKVRLKVRALDPRHEAYIQLKAKELEQDVQLGLPEQMRVSADQPLEMEFDFDNPTVRKAFSFHLLGYGGGEVEVSDFSVITAVPGEEELPEDLLDAPIAHSS
- a CDS encoding PACE efflux transporter; protein product: MQGKARKVVQAILYEAIAVACVAPALELAFAAGMAQSTVLSILMSGIAMSWNMAYNWAFERWEARQQKRSRTFLRRLLHALGFEGGLVLILLPLVAYWLDISLWAALVTNLALFVFFFVYAFVFQWGFDKVFDVPVSAQEAAKGC
- the wecB gene encoding non-hydrolyzing UDP-N-acetylglucosamine 2-epimerase, whose protein sequence is MAYTVMMVFGTRPEAIKMAPLARVLRNWPEVDLRICSTGQHREMLEQVLTAFGLTVDQDLRVMTQNQTLNGLSRDLLDKLDQAYEQARPDIVLVHGDTTTSFIASLAAFQRHIPIGHVEAGLRTGNLQQPWPEEANRRLTGVLADLHFTPTRDSDANLIREGVAPEHIEVTGNTVIDALLWMRDKLEQDNWRPAPDSPLNVLRDDQRMVLITGHRRENFGSGFERICVALAELALRYPDVQFLYPVHLNPQVQHAVYSVLSGRDNIHLVAPQDYPHFVWLMNRAHIILTDSGGVQEEAPALGKPVLVLRKVTERPAVLKGGTVKLVGTLTERIVHETSQLLDDPAAYARMAQVYTPFGDGHASERIAERLSRWFAEQPAARDDA